The DNA segment ACTTATTCGTGTAGTTCCAGTATCTAGCAAGGTTGTAAATCAAGTGTTCTGCCGTTTCTTTTCCTGTTGCCTGGCACATGGATTTTACCTTGTTTGAGTTTTAGATGTTCCGGCTCTAATTGGTGCAGTTCTTCTGTGGTCAGACCTTGATAAACCAATAAACCTAAGGTTACTTTGTTTCTTTTGCTTCGGTTACCATTGGTTTTAACTTGTCCGGCTTTTGACGGATAGGATTGGTAAATATTTTCAAGTTCTGTAAAGTCGATAATATTGGATGGTAGTTTTTGTCTTACACCTTTTAAAACCAAGTTTGCTGCAGGGTTAATAATGTTTGCATTCTCTTTTTGAAGATATTCATAAAAGTTCCTGATACTCCTTAGTTTGCTATTGATAAGTTTTTTGCTGTTTCCGGTCACCATTTGCAGCGCAACCAAAACAATTAAAAGTGTTCGTGTTGGGATAAACTTTCAAGCTTGGTTTGTCATCGGCATGGAAAGGGCATTTTAACATGTTGTTTTTATAGGGGTACAAACCGTAGTGTTTCAGTACTGTGAAGATGCTTAAGCACTGCTTTATCTCTCTGATTTCCAAAGCTGCAAAATATTTATATCTTAT comes from the Saccharicrinis fermentans DSM 9555 = JCM 21142 genome and includes:
- a CDS encoding CHC2 zinc finger domain-containing protein, producing MEIREIKQCLSIFTVLKHYGLYPYKNNMLKCPFHADDKPSLKVYPNTNTFNCFGCAANGDRKQQKTYQ